The genome window GGTCTCGACGATTTATGCTCCGAACAACCAGTACCAGGTCATTCTTGAACTGGACCCGAAATACCAGAGTGACCCTGCCGCGCTCTCGATGCTCTATGTCCGTTCCAACTCAGGGCAGCTCGTTCCGCTGAACACCGTGGCGAGCCTCACAAGGAGTTTAGGACCATTGACGGTAAACCACCAGGGCCAACTCCCTGCAGTCACAATCTCATTCAATCTCAAGCCCGGGGTCGCCCTCGGCGATGCGGTGAAGATTGTCGGAAAGGTCTCCCGTGAAACCCTGCCCCCGACTATCAGCACGAGTTTTCAGGGATCGGCCCAGGCCTTCCAGTCCTCCATGCAAGGACTCTGGATCCTCCTCATCATGGCGATCCTCGTCATCTACATAGTGCTCGGCATCCTTTATGAGAGCTTCATCCATCCCCTGACGATCCTTTCAGGTCTCCCCTCGGCAGGCTTCGGCGCCCTCGTTACCCTCATGGCCTTCAACAAGGACCTGAACATTTATGCCTTTGTCGGAGTGATCATGCTCCTCGGAATCGTCAAGAAGAACGCCATCATGATGATCGACTTTGCCCTCGAAAACCAGCGTACCGAAGGGAAATCACCGCTCGAAGCGATTTACCAGGGCTGTATCATCAGATTCAGGCCCATCATGATGACGACGATGGCCGCACTCATGGGAACCCTCCCGATCGCCCTCGGCTTCGGCGCCGGCGGTGAATCGAGAAGACCCCTCGGCCTTGCAGTGGTGGGCGGATTGCTAGTCTCCCAGCTGCTTACGCTCTACATAACACCCGTTGTGTACACTTACATGGACGCCTTCCAGACATGGCTGGGAGGGAGGAAGAACATTCCGGTCCCGGCTGAGGAGGGTTAGTCCCCCCCGACGGCATCTATATTACGGCGCATTACAAAGAGACCCAGCTGGAAAAGACAAAGGTCGGGCAGAAGGTGGAGATAAAAGTCGATACTTATCCCGGCAAGAAGTTCAAAGGAACGGTCGAGAGCATTATGGCAGGAACAGACTCTGTCTTCTCCCTCTTCCCTCCTGAGAAAGCAAAAGGGAATTTCGCGAAGGTAGTTCAGAGGGTGCCCGTAAAGATTATTTTTGATAAAGACACGGACAAGGAGCATGTTCTAAGGAGATGAGATCGAAGATGTGGCATTTGATGACGAGCCGTGGATAAGAAAAGGCCGCGGAGGGACGCGTTACATGCTTGGTTATGCGGTAGCGGGCCGTTATCTTTTTGTTGTTTATCTGTTGAAAGGAAAAGGCATTGCGAGAGTAATTATGCAATGGATATGGACGAGAAGACAAGGAAGATGTACAAGAAAAGGGGCAAGTGATGAAGAAACTTCCAGAATTTAAGACAGAAGAGGCAGAAATAAGATTTTGGGAAACGCACTCGATTGCCGACTACTGGGATGAGCTTGAAGAAGGCAGGGAGATTTTTAGGAGACCCAAGCTTACTCCGATTACCCTGAAGTTCGACCCGCTCGTGCTGAAGAAGATCAAAATGCTTGCGCGCAAAAGGGGGATTTCCTACAATGCGTATATACGCTATTTGGTCGCCAAAAGCGTTGAGAAGGAAATGCTTCCCGCAGGCCGCTAAAGATATAGCGGGGATACGGCCCATCGCATCCAAATCACGCAAGATTGGCCGCTTATCGACCGGCCTCTGGCATGTCCGTGGTGCCTGCCATTCTGGTCGGGACGTGAAGGCACTGTGTTAATCGGAATTATGCCCGCTCCATCTTGGGAGCATTCGGCGTCTTGCCTTCGCTTAAAATCTCACCCTTGATTCCGACAACAACTTCCTTATAGGGGATGTCCTTCCCTGATGCCTTCAGGGCCTCTTTGACGAGATAAGCCAATCCGCCGCAGCACGGGACTTCCATTCTGAGTATGGTTATGCTCTTCACCGAATTGACCTTGAAGAGCTCCGTAAGCTTTTCATAATAGTACTTCGAATCGTCGAGTTTCGGGCACGCTATAAGGAGTATCTTACCCCTGATGAAACGGCTGTGAACATTGATCGTCGAAAATGCCGCGCAGTCCGCTGCCAGGAGGAGATCTCCATCCTTGAGAAAGGGCGCGTTCGTCGGGACTAGTTTCAACTGTATAGGCCAGTTCATCAGCTGAGGTTTCGTATCACCCTCATCCTTGCTGACATCAGTCTCAGCCTTCTGGGAGAAGTCGACAGCCCTTGTACCGGGGCATCCTGAAAGCTCCTCTTTCGGGGTTTTTATTTTGTCAACATGTATTTCTGTTGCTTTCTCGTCAAAGGGGTCGGCTTCCCTCTGCACAATCCTGAGAGCGCCCGTAGGGCATCCGCCAATGCAGGCGCCAAGCCCGTCGCAGTATATCTCCTTCACAAGCTTTGCCTTGCCGTTCACGATCTGGAGGGCAGCCTCCGCACAGTCGACAATGCACTGACCGCATCCGTTGCACTTCTCTTCATCGATCTCTATGATGTTCCTTATTGCCATTCCCACAATCCTCCTCGACGAGATGTCTTGTACCTCCAGTATAAACGATCTCCTTTCGGTGATCCATAACAGCGGTCATATCGTATTGAGCGGGAGCATCGACTCCTGATAGACTACGGCATGGACGACTGGAAGGGAAACATATACTTTATCCTCGTGGAACCGAGGGAACCCGGCAATATCGGCGCCTCTGCAAGGGCGATTAAGAATATGGGATTCAGAAACCTCTGTCTTGTGAAGCCTCAGGCCGGGATGTCGGAAGAGGGGAGATGGTTCGCCCGCAATGCCCATGATGTCCTTGACTCTGCAGAGAGGTTTTCTTCGCTCGAAAAGGCGATGAGAGACAAAGCGCTCGTAGTGGGAACGACCCGGAGGACAGGGAAGAGACGCGGCGTGATACTCCCTGTCGAAACAGGGGCGTCAAGGATTTACAACGCCGCAAGAAACAATAAAGTCGCCATACTCTTCGGGAGGGAGGCGAGAGGACTCTTCAACGCCGAGGTTGACGAGTGCGGTTTTATGATCACCATCCCGAGCAGCGCAATGCAGCCTTCCCTCAATCTTGCACAGGCAGTCCTCATCATCGCATATGAACTCTCAAAATGCGCGCAAGTGCTAAAGAATGAAACCGGCAAGGGCCGAAAGAGAAAGCCGGACAACTCGACACTGAAAGATGACCTGATTGCTCATGGAGAGGTCGACCGGTTATACGCGAGGATCTCAGGCGTGCTGGAGCTCCTTCAATACATTCCGAAGGGCGACAGGAATCTCAGGGAAAAGATCATCGCCAACCTGAAGCACTTCATCGGCAGGGCAGGCATTACCGAGTGGGAGCTGAACATGCTTCACGGCGTCTGCACCCAGATCAAGAAGAAGATCGGAGAGAGGTGAATGGAGAGAGCGCCGCGTCTAGCCCGTCCCCAGAGCCTTCGCTTGCTGAATTGTGTAACGCTGATATTGGAAGCATTTGCTTTTTTTACTGTATAATATATCAATTTCTTCATGGATGTCTTTTTACTATAGAACGGTACCTCTAAGGTGGTGGCGCAGAACGATGTTCTCCTTCAGACTCTTTTGTGCATAACGCTCGTTGCTGAGGGGGATGAAGTTTATGCTGCGTTAATGAACATGAGGAGGTTTCTCGTTAGGTGAGCGGATTACCTGGGCGCAATCGGGCAGAAGAGAATCTACTCTTCACCCAGTTCGCGGTCGATCACGCGGTTGACGGCATTACCTGGATAGGAAAAGACGGGCGTTTCAGGTATGTCAATGATGCCTTCTGCCGGTCTCTCGGTTACTCGCGGGATGAATTATTGTCCATGACGGTTCACGATATCGATCCACATTTTCCGAAGGAGCGATGGGTCGCCCATTGGGAGGAGCTAAGAAGGCTCGGGCGCAGCGTCATTGAGACCGTCCATCGGACAAAAGACGGAGGGGAAATCCCTGTCGAAATTGCCGTCAACCATCATGAATTCGGCGAGGAAGAGTACCATTGCTCTTTTATCCGCAATATCACAGAACGTAAAAAAGTGGAAGAGGCGTTGAAGAAAGCCAGGACCACGGCTGAAGATGAGAAGGCGAAGACAATGTCCATTCTTTCTGCCATCGGTGACGGTATCAGCATTCAGGACAGGGATTACAGAATCATATACCAGAATCATGCTGCTAAGAAGCTTGTTGGAGATCACGTTGGAGAATACTGTTACAAGGCGTACCAGGGCAGGGAGAGCGCTTGTGAAGGCTGCCATATCGCCATGTCCTTTGGAGACGGAGACGTCCATAAGAAGGAGCAACACAGAGTCACCGATGAGGGAATGCGATACTATGACATCATCTCATCTCCCTTGAGAAACTCAGCAGGGGAGATCGTAGCATGCGTCGAGGCGGTCAGAGACATAACCGAGCAGAGGAAGGTGCAGGCTTTGATTTCCTCGGGCAAGAAGCAGTGGCAAGAAACCTTTGATGTGATCAACGACGCAATAACGATTCATGACAGGGATTTTACGGTCATACGAGCGAATAAGGCCGCCCAAGCAATACTCGGATTGTCATTCAGAGAAATCATAGGACAGAAGTGTCATCGACTGTATCATGGATTGGATTCTCCCCCGGAAGGCTGTGCCAGTTGCCTCTCTTTGAAGACAGGCAAGCCCTCCACCTTTGAGACCTTTGAACCCCACCTAGGCAAATATCTTGAGATAAAGGCATTTCCGCAGGTGGATGAAAAAAATGAAGTCGTCAGGTTGGTGCATGTTATAAGGGACATCACAGAGCACAAGAAGATGGAGACAGAGGTATTGAAGGCTCAGAAACTCGAATCGATCGGCATCCTTGCCGGGGGAATAGCCCATGATTTCAACAATCTCCTTCAGGCAATGATGGGAAATATTTCCCTCGCCAAGATGTTGACGAATCCGAAGGAAAAGACGTTCCCTCTCTTGGAAGAAGCAGAAAAGGCGTCCGAGCAGGCAAAGGAATTGAGCTACAGGCTCCTAACGTTCAGCAAGGGAGGTGACCCTGTACGATGCATAACCCCTGTGGAAGACATCCTCAGGGAATCCGTCAGCCTCTGCCTGAGTGGATCGAATGTTGCCGCCAAACTGAGTCTTCCTGAGGACCTTGATCCTGTTGAGGTGGACAGGGGGCAAATGAACCAGGTCTTCAACAATCTCTTCATCAACGCGAAAGAGGCGATGCCCGAGGGTGGGACAATTGAGATCAGCGCGGCCAATGTCAGGATAACGGGACGCACCGAAGTCCCTCTCAAGGAGGGGCAGTATGTGAAGATCTCTGTGAAAGACTGTGGCACCGGTATCCCCGAAGAGCATCTCCCGAAGATCTTCGATCCCTATTTCTCGACCAAGGAAAGGGGAAGCGAGAAAGGCATGGGACTCGGTCTCGCAATCTGCTACTCAATCATTGCGAAACATGGAGGACATATCGCAGTCGAATCCACGGTGGGAGTCGGCACCACATTCCGTATCTATCTCCCGGCCAGTGCGAAGAAGACCGCAGGAGGGAAACCAGGGATACAGGGAGGTCTCCCCGCTGGCTTGGGACGGGTCTTGTTCATGGATGACGACGAAAGGGTGAGACGGATAACCGGCGCCATGTTGCAGCAAGTGGGATATGCCGTTGAGTTTGCGAGGAACGGGGAAGAGGCTATTGAGCGGTACCGGAGAGAGAAGGAAGCAGGGAAGAGGATTGATGCGGTAATTCTCGATCTCACCGTGCAGGGTGGCATGGGTGGAGAGAAGGCTCTCAGGAGACTCCTTGCGATAGACCCTGAGATAAAGGCGGTTATATCGAGCGGCTATGCTGATGACCCTGTCATGAAGGACTTCAGGGCTTACGGGTTTGTGGCTGCCATAGCAAAGCCCTATACCGTCGAAAAGCTGAGGGAACTTCTCGGAAAACTCTAATTTCATAGAGACCCATTGTTTCTCCCTTGGGACGGCGGCCCTGGGCCATGGGCGCGCATTGACGGCAGGCCCATTTCTCCCTTCGAGCCCCCGCCTGCGCCAGAAACCCGAGACCAGGTGATCCTGATCTTCCCCGCTACGAATTCGTATTAGATATGCTACAATACGCCCATGGAAAAGAGGAGTTCCAGGAGAATAACGGTCAACCTCAGGGCAGAGCGTATCTCCGGAGACCAGAACTACACGGTCTTCCTTGAAAACGTCTCAGAGAACGGCATCCATATGATAACAACGCCTGCAGATATCCACAAGAAATATGCTCCCGGCACAAAGGTCGTCCTGAAATTCCGCCTCCCCTCGGGAGAGGTCCTCAATCTCGGATGCAGAGTGCGATGGGCCCATTACAGGATCCCTCCTGACAAATCAACCGACAGCATAGGCCTCGAGATCATCGAAAAGCCAGAGAGATACGTCGAATTCGTAAGATCACTCCATCAGCCTTCGCCGCACGATATCAAGACCCGCTAAGACATGCCGGATATCCTCAAAAACATCATCTCTGCCTTTATTCCGATCTTTGTGGCCATCGACATCTTTGCCGTTCTTCCGATATTCATATCCATGACTGAAGGGATGTCGCACGAGAAGATCAGGGCCGTCGAGAGGGACTCCGTCATCACCGCCATTGTCGTCGGTCTCAGTTTCACGGCCTTGGGAGAAGCCATATTCAATACGCTCAGCATAACCGTAAACGATTTCAAGATTGCCGGAGGCTTGGTGCTCCTCATCTTTGCGGTACTCGACCTCATGGGACATACGGGAACGAGGCAGCAGCCTGCAGGGAAATGGGGTGTTGTACCGATGGGAGTTCCGCTCATTGTGGGACCTGCGGTCCTGACCACGATCCTCGTCCTCATTGACCATTATGGGATCTTCGCGACCGTCGCCTCCTTCGTCATAAATCTTGCCGTCGTCTGGATTGCGCTAAGGTCCGCTCAGAAGATCGTCCATATCCTCGGAAGGGGAGGAATCCTGGCAGTCTCCAAGATCATGGCGCTTCTCCTCGCCTCAATAGCGGTCATGATGATCCGCCTCGGCATCGAGAATATTGTCAGGGGCCATGCCATGTGAGGGGTTGACTTTCTCGTTTCGCGATGGTATAAAAAAACATCCTGTTTTGCAGGTTTCATTTTTCATCCCTTTTATGAGGCGCCAACGCGGCTCTCATAGGGAAAAAGGAGGAAGTAAGAAGCATGCCGTTCGAAGGGAAAGTCAAGTGGTTTAATGAAACTAAGGGGTATGGTTTCATCCAGCAGGACAACGGACCGGACGTATTCGTCCATTATTCGGCAATCTCTAATGAGGGGTTCAAGACCCTTGCCGAAGGCCAGAGGGTCCAGTTCGATGTCGTTGAAGGAGACAAGGGACTAAAAGCAGCAAATGTTATGAAGATATAGTAACATTTGAACAACGACGGGTGAGGAGATCATGAACTTCTCACCCGTTTTTTATTGGAGGGGATCATGATCCTCGGCATAATCTCAGACTCGCATGACGACATGGCATCAATAGCGTGGGCCGTCGATCTCTTCAATGCCAGGGGAGCTTCTCACGTCATTCATGCCGGAGACATCATCTCACCCTTCACCTTCGAGGTCTTCCGGGAACTGGTCTGCCCATTCACGGGCATCTTCGGCAACAATGATGGCGACAAGCTTCTCCTGAGGGAGAAATCCGGCGGAACTATTCATAAGCAGCCTTACATCATGACGCTCCAGGGAAAGAAGATCGTTATCCTCCATGAACCCGATCTCGTTGCGGCCCTCGGGGAAAGCGGAGACTTCGACATCGTCATTTATGGGCATACGCACAGGCCCGACGTGCGAAAGATGACCAACGTCCTTGTCGTGAACCCCGGGAAACTCGCGAGACTCAACAAGGGGAAAGCGACCCTTGCCCTCCTCGATATGGATTCGATGGAGGCGGAGATTATCACGCTTCCATAATGCGTGAATCCGCTTTTCTTGTACGACTCTCCTTACGCAATGTCTCAGTGCAAATAGATGTCTTGTCCGGCCTTCTCTTCTTGTAAGAGCACAGGGCTTTATGGTAATCTCATCCTCAGCAACGGAGGTCTCATGGTAAAGAACGACAGGTGGATACGGGAGATGGCCTCAAAGGGGATGATAACGCCCTTTGAAGAGCGGCAGAAACGTGAAGGAGTAATATCTTCAGGCGTGAGCTCCTACGGCTACGACATGAGGATATCCGATGAGTTCAAGATCTTCACGAACATCAATACGACGATCGTTGATCCCAAGGACTTCGACCCTAAGAGTTTTGTGGACTTCAAAGGTGACATATGCATTGTCCCTCCCAACTCCTTTGTCCTCGGCTCTTCTGTCGAATACTTCAGGATCCCCAGGGATGTGATTGTCATCTGCCTCGGGAAGTCGACCTATGCGAGGTGCGGGATGGTCGTTAACGTGACCCCCCTTGAGCCTGAGTGGGAAGGCCATGTGACGATCGAGATATCGAACACGACGCCTCTCCCCGCAAAGATATATGCAAATGAAGGTATCGCCCAACTCCTCTTTCTGACGGGCTCGGAGGTCTGCGAGACTTCATACGCAGACAAGGCAGGGAAGTACCAGGCACAGAGGGGCATCACCCTGCCGAGGATGTAGCGTGCCGGCAAAGGAGAAGATCATCCTCGCCCTCGATGTTTCCGACGGCATGCAGGCCATCGAGCTTATGGAGACCTTCAGGGACCATGTGAACATATTCAAGGTGGGCCTCGAATTGTTCGTCTCCGCGGGATCCGGTATTGTGGACGAGTTCCATAAGAGAGGGAAAAGGGTCTTCCTCGATCTCAAGTTCCATGATATTCCGAACACTGTTTCCAGGGCAGCGATGGCAGCAACAAGGCTCGGCGTATTCATGTTCAACATCCATACAACGGGCGGCCTTGACATGATGAGGAGATGCAGGGAGGCTGTTGTTGAATTGTGCCTGAAAGAGAATATCGAGAGGCCGAAGATTCTGGGAGTAACGGTTCTTACCGGACTTACCCAGGATGCACTCAGAAATGAACTCGGCGTCCAGCACAGTCTGAAGACCCATGTAAAGCACCTTTCAAAATTGGCTCATGAAGCTGGTCTTGACGGTGTTGTGGCGTCAGGCCATGAGGCTGCGTCGATACGGGACCATCTTGGCAAGAAATTTCTCATCATCACACCCGGGATCAGGGCATCCTGGAGTCCTCCCGACGACCAGAGGCGGACTGTTACGCCCCGCCAGGCAATCAGGGAAGGCGCCGATTATCTGGTCCTCGGGAGGACGGTCTTCAATCAGCCCGATCCCCTGAAGGCCCTCGAGTTGATCACGACTGAAGTCCTCACCGCGTAACCATGCAGGACAGCGCCTTTGCCCCTTCGGTAACAAAAGAAGAGTTCCTCGCCCTTTGCGGCAGCGGACCGGTCCCTCCTCTCTATGTTGAGATACCCTATCTCGCTCCTGAACAGGCATATCCCCTCTTTTCAGGGCCTGAATCCTTTCTCCTCGAAAGTGTAAAAGGACCGGAAAAGATCGCACGATACTCCTTCCTTGGCTTCGAACCCTCCATGACCTTCAAGGTCAAAGACGGGATTGTTGAGATAGCGGCTGAGGAACAGTCATCACTGTCAAGGGAGAGGCCCCTGAAGAGCCTTAACCAGATCCTCCACAGATATCTCCAGAAGCCCCTGCCCGAACTTCCACCCTTTCAGGGTGGCCTCGTGGGGTTCTTGAGCTATGATTTCGTCCACTATCTCGAGAGGCTTCCGAAGACTACAGCCGACGATCTCAGAATCCCCGATGCCCATTTCTTCATCATCGACCGGCTCATCGCCTTCGACCATATCGGGAGGAAGGCATGGATCATTGTATGTCCGGGAGCGAGAAGCGCTGCAAGGGACCGTGCCCAGTGGTATGAAGAAGCAGAAGATGCCCTTGCCCGGATAGGGAAAACGCTTAGTGCGGGCAAGGAGAGAAAGAGATCAGGAAAGGCACGTCTGGTACCTCCAAAGATCGAGCTCCTTCACGAGATGAAGAAGGAACAATACCTGGACATGGTGAGGAGGGCAAAGGAGTATATTGCGGCAGGAGACATCTTCCAGGCAAACCTCTCACAGAGGGTCTCAGCCTATGTGGGAGGACTGGAGCCGTGGGATCTCTATATGACCCTCAGGACAATAAACCCCTCCCCCTTCGCCGGGCTCATCGATTTCGGCAGCTACTCCATCGTCAGCTCGTCCCCTGAGAGGCTGGTCCGTCTGAAGGACTGCGTGGCAGAGGTCCGGCCCATAGCCGGCACAAGACCGAGGGGTAAGGACATGAAGGAAGACAAGAGGATGAGAGAAGAATTGCTCTTGAACGAAAAGGAACGGGCCGAACACATCATGCTCATCGACCTCGAGAGAAACGACCTCGGTAAAGTCTGCGACTACGGAAGCATAGAGGTCGATGAACTGATGATAACCGAAGACTACTCCCATGTCATCCATATCGTTTCGAATGTGCGCGGGGTGCTTGCCAGGAACAAGACGGCCATCGATGTCATTCGTGCGGTCTTCCCAGGTGGCACCATCACCGGTGTTCCGAAGGTGAGGTGCATGGAGATCATCGATGAACTGGAACCGGTCCGGCGG of Thermodesulfovibrionales bacterium contains these proteins:
- a CDS encoding HlyD family secretion protein, with product MTAHYKETQLEKTKVGQKVEIKVDTYPGKKFKGTVESIMAGTDSVFSLFPPEKAKGNFAKVVQRVPVKIIFDKDTDKEHVLRR
- a CDS encoding CopG family antitoxin, giving the protein MKKLPEFKTEEAEIRFWETHSIADYWDELEEGREIFRRPKLTPITLKFDPLVLKKIKMLARKRGISYNAYIRYLVAKSVEKEMLPAGR
- a CDS encoding 4Fe-4S dicluster domain-containing protein, which translates into the protein MAIRNIIEIDEEKCNGCGQCIVDCAEAALQIVNGKAKLVKEIYCDGLGACIGGCPTGALRIVQREADPFDEKATEIHVDKIKTPKEELSGCPGTRAVDFSQKAETDVSKDEGDTKPQLMNWPIQLKLVPTNAPFLKDGDLLLAADCAAFSTINVHSRFIRGKILLIACPKLDDSKYYYEKLTELFKVNSVKSITILRMEVPCCGGLAYLVKEALKASGKDIPYKEVVVGIKGEILSEGKTPNAPKMERA
- a CDS encoding RNA methyltransferase; this translates as MDDWKGNIYFILVEPREPGNIGASARAIKNMGFRNLCLVKPQAGMSEEGRWFARNAHDVLDSAERFSSLEKAMRDKALVVGTTRRTGKRRGVILPVETGASRIYNAARNNKVAILFGREARGLFNAEVDECGFMITIPSSAMQPSLNLAQAVLIIAYELSKCAQVLKNETGKGRKRKPDNSTLKDDLIAHGEVDRLYARISGVLELLQYIPKGDRNLREKIIANLKHFIGRAGITEWELNMLHGVCTQIKKKIGER
- a CDS encoding PAS domain S-box protein → MSGLPGRNRAEENLLFTQFAVDHAVDGITWIGKDGRFRYVNDAFCRSLGYSRDELLSMTVHDIDPHFPKERWVAHWEELRRLGRSVIETVHRTKDGGEIPVEIAVNHHEFGEEEYHCSFIRNITERKKVEEALKKARTTAEDEKAKTMSILSAIGDGISIQDRDYRIIYQNHAAKKLVGDHVGEYCYKAYQGRESACEGCHIAMSFGDGDVHKKEQHRVTDEGMRYYDIISSPLRNSAGEIVACVEAVRDITEQRKVQALISSGKKQWQETFDVINDAITIHDRDFTVIRANKAAQAILGLSFREIIGQKCHRLYHGLDSPPEGCASCLSLKTGKPSTFETFEPHLGKYLEIKAFPQVDEKNEVVRLVHVIRDITEHKKMETEVLKAQKLESIGILAGGIAHDFNNLLQAMMGNISLAKMLTNPKEKTFPLLEEAEKASEQAKELSYRLLTFSKGGDPVRCITPVEDILRESVSLCLSGSNVAAKLSLPEDLDPVEVDRGQMNQVFNNLFINAKEAMPEGGTIEISAANVRITGRTEVPLKEGQYVKISVKDCGTGIPEEHLPKIFDPYFSTKERGSEKGMGLGLAICYSIIAKHGGHIAVESTVGVGTTFRIYLPASAKKTAGGKPGIQGGLPAGLGRVLFMDDDERVRRITGAMLQQVGYAVEFARNGEEAIERYRREKEAGKRIDAVILDLTVQGGMGGEKALRRLLAIDPEIKAVISSGYADDPVMKDFRAYGFVAAIAKPYTVEKLRELLGKL
- a CDS encoding PilZ domain-containing protein; protein product: MEKRSSRRITVNLRAERISGDQNYTVFLENVSENGIHMITTPADIHKKYAPGTKVVLKFRLPSGEVLNLGCRVRWAHYRIPPDKSTDSIGLEIIEKPERYVEFVRSLHQPSPHDIKTR
- a CDS encoding MarC family protein, whose translation is MPDILKNIISAFIPIFVAIDIFAVLPIFISMTEGMSHEKIRAVERDSVITAIVVGLSFTALGEAIFNTLSITVNDFKIAGGLVLLIFAVLDLMGHTGTRQQPAGKWGVVPMGVPLIVGPAVLTTILVLIDHYGIFATVASFVINLAVVWIALRSAQKIVHILGRGGILAVSKIMALLLASIAVMMIRLGIENIVRGHAM
- a CDS encoding cold-shock protein, whose protein sequence is MPFEGKVKWFNETKGYGFIQQDNGPDVFVHYSAISNEGFKTLAEGQRVQFDVVEGDKGLKAANVMKI
- a CDS encoding metallophosphoesterase; protein product: MILGIISDSHDDMASIAWAVDLFNARGASHVIHAGDIISPFTFEVFRELVCPFTGIFGNNDGDKLLLREKSGGTIHKQPYIMTLQGKKIVILHEPDLVAALGESGDFDIVIYGHTHRPDVRKMTNVLVVNPGKLARLNKGKATLALLDMDSMEAEIITLP
- the dcd gene encoding dCTP deaminase, with the protein product MVKNDRWIREMASKGMITPFEERQKREGVISSGVSSYGYDMRISDEFKIFTNINTTIVDPKDFDPKSFVDFKGDICIVPPNSFVLGSSVEYFRIPRDVIVICLGKSTYARCGMVVNVTPLEPEWEGHVTIEISNTTPLPAKIYANEGIAQLLFLTGSEVCETSYADKAGKYQAQRGITLPRM
- the pyrF gene encoding orotidine-5'-phosphate decarboxylase → MPAKEKIILALDVSDGMQAIELMETFRDHVNIFKVGLELFVSAGSGIVDEFHKRGKRVFLDLKFHDIPNTVSRAAMAATRLGVFMFNIHTTGGLDMMRRCREAVVELCLKENIERPKILGVTVLTGLTQDALRNELGVQHSLKTHVKHLSKLAHEAGLDGVVASGHEAASIRDHLGKKFLIITPGIRASWSPPDDQRRTVTPRQAIREGADYLVLGRTVFNQPDPLKALELITTEVLTA
- a CDS encoding anthranilate synthase component I family protein, with the protein product MQDSAFAPSVTKEEFLALCGSGPVPPLYVEIPYLAPEQAYPLFSGPESFLLESVKGPEKIARYSFLGFEPSMTFKVKDGIVEIAAEEQSSLSRERPLKSLNQILHRYLQKPLPELPPFQGGLVGFLSYDFVHYLERLPKTTADDLRIPDAHFFIIDRLIAFDHIGRKAWIIVCPGARSAARDRAQWYEEAEDALARIGKTLSAGKERKRSGKARLVPPKIELLHEMKKEQYLDMVRRAKEYIAAGDIFQANLSQRVSAYVGGLEPWDLYMTLRTINPSPFAGLIDFGSYSIVSSSPERLVRLKDCVAEVRPIAGTRPRGKDMKEDKRMREELLLNEKERAEHIMLIDLERNDLGKVCDYGSIEVDELMITEDYSHVIHIVSNVRGVLARNKTAIDVIRAVFPGGTITGVPKVRCMEIIDELEPVRRGPYTGSMGYVGFSGNMDLNIIIRTFVIKDGYAYVQAGAGIVADSDPEREFHETLKKAEALIKTLERIKI